The following proteins are encoded in a genomic region of uncultured Ilyobacter sp.:
- a CDS encoding NAD(P)H-dependent oxidoreductase: MKERKEEIIKAYQFREATKEFLEDKKISDDDFEFILETGRLSPSSFGWEPWQFLVVQNMEIREKLREFSWGAQKQLPTASHFVVILGRKAKEMIPGSDYFKYIAKEVNKLPEDITKMREDVFGKFQNEDFDLTDDRKIFDWVGKQTYLPFANMMTAAAQIGVDSCPIEGFDREKIEAILREEGVLDADKFGVTAMVAFGYKKANLDWSKTRRDTSEVVKWVR; encoded by the coding sequence ATGAAGGAAAGAAAAGAGGAGATAATAAAAGCATATCAATTTAGAGAGGCAACTAAAGAATTCTTAGAAGACAAGAAAATTTCAGATGATGATTTTGAATTTATTCTAGAAACTGGAAGATTATCACCTAGTTCATTTGGGTGGGAGCCTTGGCAATTTTTAGTTGTACAAAATATGGAAATAAGAGAAAAATTGAGAGAATTCAGTTGGGGAGCTCAGAAACAACTTCCAACAGCTAGTCACTTTGTTGTTATTCTCGGAAGAAAGGCAAAAGAGATGATTCCTGGATCTGATTATTTCAAATATATAGCAAAGGAAGTAAATAAGCTCCCTGAGGATATTACGAAAATGAGAGAGGATGTCTTTGGTAAATTCCAAAATGAGGACTTTGATCTCACAGACGACAGAAAGATATTTGACTGGGTGGGAAAACAGACTTATCTTCCATTTGCCAATATGATGACTGCAGCTGCCCAAATCGGTGTTGACTCTTGCCCAATAGAGGGATTTGACAGAGAAAAAATAGAAGCTATTCTAAGGGAAGAAGGAGTTCTAGACGCTGATAAATTTGGGGTAACAGCAATGGTAGCCTTTGGTTACAAAAAAGCCAACCTTGACTGGTCTAAAACAAGAAGAGATACAAGTGAAGTTGTCAAGTGGGTAAGATAG
- a CDS encoding transposase — protein MNKDYLNIYANFLIASSKYAHSTDLQKITEDRYSKDKIYRFLSSGEFCEKNFWLTIKPILKSIQNNNACISVDDTIIEKPHTKENDVVSYCYDHTKSKCVKGVNLLSVTYKTSEASLPINYRVIRKNKISTDHDTNKTKKKSALTKNQHFRNMLKTIKGNKIKYRYVLADSWFSSNENFKYIHNDLDKCFVFAVRSNRLFKFTGEDDSQYRKLSSFDFLPETAYAIEFKGVSFPLYLSKQVFKNEDGKEAVLHLVTNDEYLSYDNMVKIYQKRWDIEVYHKSLKQNCSLGKSSVRTVKTILGHIFCSIYAYVLLEKLKLKKKQNQFKLSTTYYLMGLEKTFKSLSLDLKSA, from the coding sequence ATGAATAAAGACTACTTAAATATTTATGCTAATTTTTTAATTGCATCTTCAAAATATGCTCATTCTACAGATCTTCAAAAAATAACAGAAGATAGATACTCTAAGGACAAAATATACCGTTTTTTAAGTTCTGGTGAATTTTGTGAAAAAAACTTTTGGTTAACGATTAAACCTATCCTTAAAAGTATCCAGAATAATAACGCCTGTATATCTGTAGATGATACTATTATTGAAAAACCTCACACGAAAGAAAATGATGTTGTTTCCTATTGCTATGACCACACCAAATCTAAATGTGTTAAAGGTGTAAATTTACTTTCTGTTACCTACAAAACAAGCGAGGCTTCTCTACCAATCAATTACAGAGTTATCAGAAAGAATAAAATTTCAACTGACCATGACACCAATAAAACAAAAAAGAAGTCAGCTCTTACAAAAAATCAACATTTTAGAAATATGCTAAAGACTATTAAAGGCAATAAAATTAAGTATAGATACGTCCTAGCAGACTCTTGGTTCTCTTCCAATGAGAATTTTAAGTATATCCACAATGATTTAGATAAATGTTTTGTTTTCGCTGTAAGATCAAATAGACTTTTTAAATTTACAGGAGAAGACGACTCCCAATACAGAAAGTTATCATCTTTTGATTTTCTACCTGAAACAGCTTACGCGATAGAGTTTAAAGGGGTTTCTTTCCCATTATATTTATCGAAGCAGGTCTTCAAAAATGAAGATGGAAAAGAAGCTGTTTTACACCTTGTAACAAATGATGAATACTTAAGTTATGACAATATGGTTAAGATCTACCAAAAAAGGTGGGATATCGAAGTATATCATAAATCATTAAAACAAAACTGTTCCCTAGGAAAATCCTCAGTAAGAACAGTGAAGACAATACTAGGTCATATATTTTGTTCAATCTATGCTTATGTATTGTTAGAAAAACTAAAGTTAAAAAAGAAACAAAATCAATTTAAATTAAGCACTACATACTATTTAATGGGTTTAGAAAAGACATTTAAATCATTATCTCTTGATTTAAAATCCGCTTAA
- a CDS encoding DUF4242 domain-containing protein — protein sequence MPKYVIERDIPGAGEMSSEKLKEAAQSSCDVLRKMGPEIQWLHSYVTDNKIYCVYIAPNEEMIREHAKKDGIPVTKISKVQTIIDPTTAE from the coding sequence ATGCCTAAATATGTAATTGAACGTGATATTCCAGGAGCAGGAGAGATGTCTTCTGAGAAACTAAAAGAGGCAGCTCAAAGCTCGTGTGATGTTTTAAGAAAAATGGGACCAGAAATACAGTGGCTACATAGCTATGTTACCGATAATAAAATTTACTGTGTTTATATTGCTCCTAATGAGGAAATGATAAGAGAGCATGCCAAGAAAGACGGAATACCGGTAACCAAAATTTCTAAGGTACAGACAATTATAGACCCCACTACAGCAGAATAG
- a CDS encoding histidine kinase, protein MKKNMDYEKFCEYMSYVEKNKYEVLKTNVDWDNLYEGEDSYEDIVFNF, encoded by the coding sequence ATGAAAAAGAACATGGATTATGAAAAGTTTTGTGAGTATATGTCTTACGTTGAAAAGAATAAGTATGAGGTTCTAAAAACCAATGTTGACTGGGATAATCTTTATGAGGGTGAAGATTCTTACGAAGATATAGTTTTTAACTTTTAA
- a CDS encoding histidine kinase, protein MKNNDDLKKIHEYLSLLEKEKYKVMENNIDWDKLYESEDSYEDIVFNF, encoded by the coding sequence GTGAAAAACAATGATGACCTAAAAAAGATTCATGAATACCTGTCTCTTCTAGAGAAAGAGAAGTACAAAGTTATGGAAAATAATATAGACTGGGACAAACTTTATGAAAGTGAAGATTCTTATGAGGATATAGTTTTTAACTTTTAG
- a CDS encoding chorismate synthase has translation MLFGERFRINITENSDGVDLIVSGVPVGIDITAIDFGKDLARREMEGVTTDPEEEIDVVSGIVDEKTTGEDIEFQYKKGDVISALILVGVLAKKLIEGNIEGKTIDIGGISTNEKNSEYIKIGIQKMIMTKDSFGGTVECYLPTGVDMNLIKADLSKLLFSTVSEIEAIQFGMGIKSTKVTALTAQSYPNRVQVTFSPDKEVKYPCIAAVMDVFIEAAAAIVIADKSIK, from the coding sequence ATGTTGTTTGGAGAGAGATTTAGAATAAATATAACGGAAAATTCCGATGGGGTGGATTTAATAGTTTCTGGAGTTCCTGTTGGGATAGATATTACTGCCATTGACTTTGGAAAAGACCTAGCCAGAAGAGAAATGGAAGGAGTCACAACAGATCCTGAGGAAGAGATAGATGTGGTTTCAGGGATAGTAGATGAAAAAACCACAGGTGAGGATATAGAGTTTCAGTACAAAAAAGGTGATGTTATATCAGCACTTATCTTGGTTGGTGTACTGGCCAAAAAGTTGATTGAGGGCAATATAGAAGGAAAAACCATTGATATAGGTGGTATAAGCACCAATGAAAAGAACAGTGAGTATATAAAAATAGGAATTCAAAAGATGATAATGACTAAGGACTCCTTCGGTGGAACAGTAGAATGCTATCTTCCTACAGGAGTTGATATGAATCTCATAAAGGCAGATCTCTCGAAACTCCTTTTTTCAACTGTTTCAGAAATAGAGGCTATTCAATTTGGTATGGGGATAAAATCTACTAAGGTGACAGCTCTTACTGCACAGTCTTATCCAAATAGAGTGCAGGTGACCTTTTCTCCCGATAAAGAAGTAAAATATCCATGTATTGCCGCAGTTATGGATGTATTTATTGAGGCAGCAGCAGCAATTGTAATAGCAGATAAATCAATAAAATAA
- a CDS encoding DUF3047 domain-containing protein, whose protein sequence is MNIKEIIAFILIFAATVLTAFSEPVEEVKINEEFKNLDNWEAYEFPKIKEHSVYTIIDEDILKTESKASASAIIYRGDFDVYQYPIIEWKWKVDNIIKNGDAKSKEGDDYSMRIYIAFKYDPEKASFGKRIKYNTAKLLYGEYPPDSSLNYIWANKNHEEDIIANAYTDQAQMILLQKGDAHMGVWKTEKVDVVKDYIRAFGKEPPALASIIIMNDTDNTKESAVSYLDYIKVYR, encoded by the coding sequence GTGAACATAAAAGAGATTATTGCATTTATTCTTATTTTTGCCGCCACAGTACTGACAGCTTTTTCAGAACCTGTAGAAGAGGTAAAGATAAATGAAGAGTTTAAAAATTTAGACAACTGGGAAGCCTATGAATTCCCAAAAATAAAAGAACATTCGGTATATACCATAATAGATGAAGATATCTTGAAAACTGAAAGTAAGGCCTCGGCTTCTGCCATTATTTATAGGGGTGACTTTGATGTATATCAGTATCCAATTATAGAGTGGAAGTGGAAGGTGGATAACATAATAAAAAACGGAGATGCAAAATCAAAGGAGGGTGACGACTATTCCATGAGAATATATATCGCCTTTAAATATGACCCTGAAAAAGCCAGCTTCGGGAAACGGATTAAATATAATACTGCCAAACTTCTTTACGGTGAATATCCTCCAGACAGTTCTCTCAACTACATATGGGCAAATAAAAATCATGAAGAGGATATTATCGCCAACGCATATACTGACCAAGCCCAGATGATACTCCTTCAAAAGGGAGACGCCCACATGGGAGTATGGAAGACTGAAAAAGTGGATGTTGTAAAAGACTATATAAGGGCCTTTGGAAAAGAACCTCCTGCATTGGCCAGCATAATAATAATGAATGACACAGATAATACAAAGGAAAGTGCAGTATCTTACCTGGATTATATAAAAGTTTACAGGTGA
- a CDS encoding L,D-transpeptidase family protein, with translation MGRLKSRLIVKLLLLFFVFFSTAYGDDKIDLVKVDKSSKKMFLMSGSEVIKVYDIILGKDPDGHKRRVGDYKTPEGTYILDYKNSQSTYYKSIHISYPNEKDKADAAKKGWDPGGDITIHGQKKGSLTKEERTEGCIGVTNKEMDEIWELLDLPVTIIIEP, from the coding sequence ATGGGGAGATTAAAAAGTAGATTAATAGTTAAACTTTTACTATTATTTTTTGTCTTTTTTTCTACAGCTTATGGAGATGATAAAATAGACCTTGTAAAAGTAGATAAGTCTTCTAAGAAGATGTTTCTCATGTCAGGTTCTGAGGTGATAAAAGTCTATGATATAATCTTGGGAAAGGATCCTGACGGACACAAAAGAAGAGTAGGAGACTATAAAACTCCTGAGGGAACCTATATTCTCGACTATAAAAACAGTCAGAGTACCTATTATAAAAGCATCCATATCTCCTATCCCAATGAAAAAGACAAGGCAGATGCAGCTAAAAAAGGCTGGGATCCTGGAGGAGATATCACCATTCATGGGCAGAAAAAGGGCAGTTTGACAAAGGAAGAGAGGACTGAGGGGTGTATAGGGGTCACAAACAAAGAGATGGACGAAATATGGGAGCTTCTTGATCTTCCTGTGACCATAATAATAGAACCGTGA
- a CDS encoding DUF6868 family protein, with product MNIKFFQDFFLWCTIINSIALFFWLLMFFLGNNWIYKFHSRWFEISIEEFHSIHYKGMAFYKLSIFLFNLAPYIALLIVE from the coding sequence ATGAATATAAAATTTTTTCAGGATTTTTTTCTTTGGTGTACTATCATAAACAGTATAGCCCTTTTCTTTTGGCTGCTTATGTTTTTTTTGGGAAATAATTGGATATATAAATTTCACAGTAGGTGGTTTGAAATTTCTATAGAAGAGTTTCATTCTATACACTATAAGGGAATGGCCTTTTATAAGTTGAGCATTTTTTTATTTAACTTGGCCCCCTATATCGCTTTATTAATAGTAGAATGA
- a CDS encoding dienelactone hydrolase family protein: MKKIRYLIMAIFFTAMTITSIGASLKSVSYKIDDKVYEGYYSINKSPEAPLVLLVHDWDGLTEYEIKRSEMLADLGYSVFAVDLFGKGIRPTEVKDRRQHTGELYADRQKMRSLMLGALEVARLKGGNIHNAVAVGYCFGGAAVLEFSRSGINLKGFATFHGGLTTPEGQNYSRTKGEILILHGTADANITMDDFAKLAVELENNGVSHEMITYSGAPHAFTVFGSKSYRKSSDEKSWKRFIEFLDETLKR; this comes from the coding sequence ATGAAAAAAATAAGATATTTAATTATGGCAATTTTTTTTACAGCAATGACCATAACCTCTATAGGGGCATCTCTAAAATCTGTATCATACAAGATAGATGATAAAGTCTATGAGGGATACTACTCTATAAACAAGTCCCCTGAAGCTCCTCTGGTACTTCTTGTTCACGACTGGGACGGACTTACAGAGTATGAAATAAAGCGTTCTGAGATGCTAGCAGATTTAGGCTACTCTGTTTTCGCAGTGGATCTCTTTGGAAAGGGGATACGTCCTACCGAGGTGAAGGACAGACGTCAGCATACAGGAGAACTCTATGCCGATCGTCAAAAGATGCGTTCACTTATGTTAGGAGCTCTCGAAGTGGCTAGATTAAAGGGTGGAAATATCCATAATGCCGTGGCCGTGGGTTATTGTTTCGGAGGTGCTGCAGTACTTGAGTTTTCCAGATCTGGTATAAATCTCAAAGGTTTTGCTACTTTTCACGGAGGACTAACTACCCCAGAAGGACAAAACTACTCTAGAACCAAGGGTGAAATCCTAATTCTCCACGGTACAGCAGATGCAAATATCACAATGGACGACTTTGCAAAACTTGCAGTGGAACTAGAAAATAACGGCGTTTCTCACGAGATGATAACTTACAGTGGGGCCCCACATGCCTTTACTGTCTTTGGATCAAAAAGCTACAGAAAAAGTTCAGACGAAAAATCCTGGAAAAGATTCATTGAATTTTTAGACGAGACTCTCAAAAGATAA
- a CDS encoding metallophosphoesterase — translation MPNFIFGLISLLAVNFFMYFYVLLRIAEIFDIKNKTFLFILALFTSILIIPATILIGKNNNILTQWFYRFSGILMGVFFLSFVSLLFFRILSIILKIPLKNLEFAAFGVAFVLIVYSFYNARNISLETVKIDDFGKKMKIVQISDLHLSSESSNGLSEIVDRINIIDPEIVLITGDMVSQDTPITEKTFHLLKNLNAKSYFVTGNHEYYIHEEKVSEIIENSGVKVLRDQVDIFHGVQIAGLKYRHDKKKTIEALSSLELDQDKPVVLMNHIPLDHRDKRIKLTVSGHTHNGQIVPFNLLVRLTTKYIKGLYRLENGYIYVSPGTGTWGPPMRLGSKNEITLYDLK, via the coding sequence ATGCCCAATTTTATATTTGGATTAATCTCTTTATTAGCAGTTAATTTTTTCATGTATTTTTATGTGCTTTTAAGGATAGCTGAAATTTTCGATATAAAAAACAAAACTTTTCTTTTTATACTTGCTCTTTTTACATCTATTTTGATAATACCGGCAACTATTTTGATAGGTAAAAATAACAATATTTTAACCCAGTGGTTTTACAGGTTTTCTGGGATTTTGATGGGTGTTTTTTTTCTTTCTTTTGTCTCTCTCTTATTCTTTAGAATTCTCAGTATAATTTTAAAAATTCCCCTTAAGAATTTGGAGTTTGCCGCTTTTGGAGTGGCTTTTGTACTGATTGTTTATTCCTTTTATAATGCAAGGAATATATCTCTAGAGACAGTAAAAATAGATGATTTTGGGAAAAAAATGAAAATAGTCCAGATAAGCGACCTTCATCTTTCTTCAGAATCATCCAATGGACTTTCTGAAATAGTAGACAGGATAAATATTATAGATCCCGAGATAGTTCTTATAACAGGGGATATGGTTTCACAGGATACTCCCATAACAGAAAAAACCTTTCATCTTTTGAAAAATTTAAATGCAAAATCATATTTTGTAACAGGAAACCATGAGTATTATATCCATGAGGAGAAAGTTTCAGAAATTATAGAAAATTCAGGAGTTAAAGTTCTGAGAGACCAGGTAGATATTTTTCACGGGGTTCAGATTGCAGGTTTGAAATACCGACATGACAAGAAGAAAACCATTGAGGCTTTGTCTAGTCTAGAGTTAGACCAGGATAAGCCAGTTGTTCTCATGAACCACATCCCTCTTGACCACAGAGATAAAAGGATAAAATTAACTGTGAGTGGACATACCCATAATGGGCAGATAGTTCCCTTTAACCTTCTTGTAAGACTGACCACCAAATATATAAAAGGATTGTATAGGCTTGAGAATGGGTATATTTATGTGTCGCCTGGCACTGGTACATGGGGGCCTCCTATGAGGCTCGGGTCAAAAAATGAGATCACCCTCTATGATTTGAAGTAA
- a CDS encoding ATP phosphoribosyltransferase regulatory subunit: MKNYRKEEEFVMDLEKVFESYGYDKIRLNAFERYETYFENKDIIREGNLLKIINPKGDLYVLRPDMTLPVVKYFSDTQANRGKFYYNDSVFRTDKKGLGFVERKQVGIEYLGGENILSDVEVLDLAVQTLEKLDENYLLCISHTEFIKEMVNSISDEQDIRNQILDYLYRRSSDLESYLNKLGVDQKKISQVTELNLLFGNFEKEKETLYEMAVTEKQKKILEDLEMILKALNKKYPQDRIKVDFSISVALDYYNGLIFKGYISEIRKPVLSGGRYDTLVKRFGKDASALGFCVEVDNYFDSIKRESTKIDYLFLYSDIESGFEAMEKAREMRKHGKTVRVLSEDKSESPEELKEKYSVIQYF, encoded by the coding sequence ATGAAAAACTACAGAAAAGAGGAAGAGTTCGTAATGGACCTTGAAAAAGTCTTTGAATCATATGGATATGATAAAATAAGGCTCAATGCCTTTGAAAGGTATGAGACATATTTTGAAAACAAGGATATTATCAGAGAGGGGAATTTATTAAAAATAATCAATCCCAAGGGTGATCTCTATGTATTAAGACCTGATATGACCCTGCCTGTGGTAAAATATTTTTCTGATACTCAGGCAAATAGGGGGAAATTTTATTATAATGACAGCGTGTTCCGTACAGACAAGAAAGGTCTTGGCTTTGTGGAAAGAAAACAGGTAGGAATAGAATATCTCGGGGGAGAAAATATTCTTTCAGATGTAGAGGTTCTAGACCTTGCTGTACAGACTTTAGAAAAACTTGATGAAAATTATCTTCTATGTATCTCACACACTGAGTTCATCAAAGAGATGGTAAATTCCATATCAGATGAACAAGATATCAGGAATCAGATACTAGATTATCTATATAGAAGAAGCAGCGACCTGGAAAGCTACTTAAATAAACTAGGAGTTGACCAAAAGAAAATATCTCAGGTGACCGAGTTGAACCTTTTATTTGGGAACTTTGAAAAGGAAAAAGAAACCCTATACGAGATGGCTGTAACTGAGAAACAAAAGAAAATATTAGAGGACCTTGAAATGATTCTAAAGGCTCTCAATAAAAAATATCCTCAAGACAGGATAAAGGTAGATTTTTCTATAAGTGTGGCTCTTGATTATTATAACGGACTGATTTTTAAAGGGTATATATCTGAAATCAGAAAACCTGTATTAAGCGGCGGTAGATATGACACCCTTGTGAAAAGATTTGGAAAAGATGCCTCTGCTCTGGGCTTTTGTGTAGAAGTAGACAATTATTTTGATTCTATAAAAAGGGAAAGTACAAAGATCGACTACTTATTTCTTTACTCTGATATAGAAAGCGGATTCGAAGCCATGGAAAAGGCCAGAGAGATGAGAAAACACGGTAAAACAGTAAGGGTGCTGTCAGAAGATAAGAGTGAGTCTCCTGAAGAGCTAAAAGAAAAATATTCAGTTATTCAGTATTTCTAG
- the hisG gene encoding ATP phosphoribosyltransferase, producing MYINIALPKGRLGKKSYELLKKIGYSCKELEEENRKLVFTSEENKVRYFWVKPSDVPVYVEKGIADIGVAGVDVLLESEADVYDMLDLGFGKCYFAIAAPKGWKSTNRTLKIATKYINYSRKHFEKIERKVELIKLNGSVELAPIVGLSDAIIDIVETGATLKENNLEIIEKLEDISARVIVNKVNYKFKNETIEKVLGDMKGEL from the coding sequence ATGTATATCAATATAGCTCTGCCTAAGGGCAGATTGGGGAAAAAGTCATATGAACTTTTGAAAAAAATAGGTTATTCATGTAAAGAGTTAGAAGAGGAAAACAGAAAGCTGGTATTCACAAGTGAGGAAAACAAAGTAAGATATTTCTGGGTGAAGCCAAGTGATGTACCTGTATATGTTGAAAAAGGTATAGCAGATATCGGTGTGGCCGGTGTGGATGTTCTCTTAGAAAGTGAGGCAGACGTCTATGACATGCTCGATCTTGGTTTTGGAAAATGCTATTTTGCCATAGCGGCTCCTAAGGGATGGAAGAGTACGAACAGAACTCTTAAAATAGCCACAAAATACATCAATTATTCAAGAAAGCATTTTGAAAAAATAGAGAGAAAAGTAGAGCTTATAAAGCTCAACGGTTCAGTAGAGCTAGCTCCTATAGTGGGACTTTCTGACGCAATTATAGATATCGTTGAAACTGGTGCCACATTAAAAGAAAATAATCTAGAGATAATAGAGAAACTAGAGGATATAAGTGCAAGGGTAATAGTGAACAAGGTCAATTATAAATTTAAAAATGAAACTATAGAAAAAGTACTAGGGGATATGAAGGGGGAGCTTTAA
- the hisD gene encoding histidinol dehydrogenase — MKILRSSEYDAIKAEILSRGDLDYKDINVTVEEIVKNVKENGDKAVLGYTAKFDGAKLEEMEVTKEEIDRAWERTPESLKNALTEAGNSIRKFHEKQKRNSFMDNAVKGRITGQLINPIEKVGIYVPGGKSPYPSTVLMNAIPAKVAGVKELTMITPPGKSGDIMDNILVAAKIAGVDRIFKIGGAQGVAALAYGTETVPKVYKITGPGNIYVALAKKQVYGMVDIDMIAGPSEILIIADDTANPKYIAADLLSQAEHDELASSILVTPSEKLAEAVSKEVDIQLAELSKKEIAEKSLENYGRIIITKDLDEAVDMANDIATEHLELMVAEPFLYVNSIKNAGAIFVGENTPEPLGDYYAGPNHTLPTNGTSKFSSPLSVDDFIKKTSVIYYSKDALREVKDTVLEISDSEGLTAHSNSIRIRFEEE; from the coding sequence ATGAAAATACTCAGAAGTTCAGAGTACGATGCTATAAAGGCTGAGATACTCTCAAGGGGTGATCTAGACTACAAGGATATCAATGTCACTGTGGAAGAGATAGTCAAAAACGTAAAGGAAAACGGAGACAAGGCGGTACTTGGGTATACTGCAAAGTTTGACGGTGCAAAATTGGAAGAGATGGAGGTTACAAAAGAGGAGATAGACAGAGCCTGGGAAAGAACTCCTGAATCTCTTAAAAATGCCCTCACAGAAGCCGGAAACAGTATCAGAAAATTTCATGAAAAACAAAAAAGAAACTCCTTTATGGATAATGCAGTAAAGGGAAGAATCACAGGTCAGCTTATAAACCCAATAGAAAAGGTGGGAATCTACGTACCTGGAGGAAAGTCTCCTTACCCTTCTACTGTACTTATGAATGCCATTCCTGCAAAGGTAGCAGGAGTAAAAGAACTCACAATGATAACCCCTCCTGGAAAATCTGGAGATATAATGGATAACATCCTTGTAGCTGCAAAAATAGCAGGAGTAGACAGAATCTTCAAAATAGGAGGAGCCCAGGGAGTGGCTGCCCTTGCCTACGGAACTGAAACTGTACCAAAGGTATACAAGATAACAGGTCCAGGAAACATCTACGTCGCCCTTGCCAAGAAGCAGGTCTATGGAATGGTAGATATCGATATGATAGCAGGACCTAGTGAAATACTGATAATAGCAGATGACACTGCTAACCCAAAATATATTGCAGCGGACCTTCTGTCTCAAGCAGAACACGACGAGCTGGCTTCATCTATACTTGTAACTCCTAGTGAAAAACTGGCAGAGGCAGTATCTAAAGAGGTGGATATACAGTTAGCAGAGCTTTCTAAAAAAGAGATAGCAGAAAAGTCCCTTGAAAATTACGGAAGGATCATAATAACAAAGGATTTAGATGAGGCTGTAGACATGGCAAATGACATCGCAACAGAACATCTCGAGCTAATGGTTGCCGAGCCTTTTCTATATGTAAATTCCATAAAGAATGCTGGGGCAATATTCGTAGGAGAAAACACTCCTGAACCTCTAGGAGACTACTATGCAGGACCAAACCATACCCTTCCTACAAACGGTACTTCAAAATTCTCATCTCCCTTATCGGTGGATGATTTCATAAAAAAGACCTCGGTAATCTACTATTCTAAGGATGCCTTGAGAGAGGTAAAGGATACTGTTCTAGAAATATCTGACAGTGAGGGACTCACAGCTCACAGCAATTCTATCAGAATAAGATTTGAGGAGGAGTAA
- the hisC gene encoding histidinol-phosphate transaminase produces MKFWSNITKSLTPYVPGEQLNETDIVKLNTNENPFPPSPKVLESIQDAIGTQLKKYPDPESTKLKDAIADFYKIESENVFVGNGSDEVLAHVFMAFFKDKKLYFPNITYSFYPVYCGLYEIDYQPISLNYKFQMETEDYLGLDGNIIFPNPNAPTGIGVDLSVIEEILEKNPDNLVVVDEAYVDFGGKSAIELIGRYKNLLIVQTFSKSRSLAGMRVGFAIGDAELIEGLVRVKDSFNSYPLDRLAQAAGEAAIRDREYFEYTSSEIIKNREWTVAELEKRGIEVLPSTANFIFAKVENAEKIYEELKARKILVRYFKKPLINSYLRISIGTKEEMEKLIKNIDQITGV; encoded by the coding sequence ATGAAATTTTGGAGTAATATTACCAAGAGTCTGACTCCCTATGTACCTGGAGAACAGCTCAATGAAACTGATATAGTAAAATTGAATACAAACGAAAACCCATTTCCGCCCTCACCTAAGGTTCTAGAGAGTATACAAGATGCCATCGGAACTCAGTTGAAAAAATATCCCGACCCTGAAAGTACAAAATTAAAAGATGCAATTGCAGATTTTTATAAAATAGAATCTGAAAATGTCTTTGTAGGGAACGGGTCTGATGAGGTTTTAGCCCATGTGTTCATGGCCTTTTTCAAGGACAAAAAACTTTACTTCCCAAATATCACATACAGCTTTTACCCTGTATACTGTGGTCTTTATGAGATAGACTATCAGCCTATCTCGCTAAACTATAAATTTCAGATGGAGACAGAAGACTACCTAGGACTAGACGGAAACATAATATTTCCCAACCCAAATGCTCCTACAGGTATAGGGGTAGACTTGTCTGTCATAGAAGAGATACTAGAAAAAAATCCAGACAACCTTGTGGTGGTAGATGAAGCTTATGTGGATTTCGGCGGAAAATCTGCTATAGAGCTTATCGGCAGATACAAAAATCTTCTAATAGTTCAGACCTTTTCAAAATCAAGGTCTCTTGCTGGTATGAGGGTAGGATTTGCAATAGGAGATGCTGAGCTTATAGAGGGGCTTGTTAGGGTAAAAGACTCCTTTAACTCATATCCTCTAGACAGACTTGCACAGGCTGCAGGAGAAGCAGCTATAAGGGACAGAGAGTATTTTGAATACACAAGCAGCGAGATAATAAAAAACAGGGAATGGACAGTGGCAGAACTGGAAAAGAGGGGTATAGAGGTGCTTCCGTCCACTGCAAACTTTATCTTCGCAAAGGTAGAAAACGCTGAAAAAATATATGAAGAGTTAAAAGCCAGAAAAATTCTTGTGAGATATTTTAAGAAACCTCTCATAAACAGCTATCTCAGAATTTCCATAGGGACAAAGGAAGAGATGGAAAAACTGATAAAAAATATAGATCAGATCACGGGGGTGTAA